The following proteins are encoded in a genomic region of Streptomyces lunaelactis:
- the rplR gene encoding 50S ribosomal protein L18: MAYGVKIAKGDAYKRAAIKRRHIRVRKHVSGTPVRPRLVVTRSNRNIVAQVIDDIAGHTLASASTLDTSIRGGEGDKSAQAKQVGALVAERAKAAGVETVVFDRGGNRYAGRIAALADAAREAGLKF, from the coding sequence ATGGCATACGGTGTAAAGATTGCCAAGGGTGACGCGTACAAGCGCGCCGCCATCAAGCGCCGCCACATCCGCGTCCGCAAGCACGTCTCCGGCACGCCGGTACGTCCGCGCCTGGTCGTGACGCGCTCCAACCGCAACATCGTTGCGCAGGTCATCGACGACATCGCGGGCCACACGCTCGCGTCGGCGTCGACCCTGGACACCTCGATTCGTGGTGGCGAGGGTGACAAGAGCGCCCAGGCCAAGCAGGTCGGCGCGCTTGTCGCCGAGCGTGCGAAGGCTGCCGGCGTCGAGACCGTCGTGTTCGACCGTGGTGGCAACAGGTACGCCGGGCGCATTGCCGCTCTGGCTGACGCCGCCCGCGAAGCCGGGCTGAAGTTCTAA
- the rpsE gene encoding 30S ribosomal protein S5, translating to MAGPQRRGSGAGGGERRDRKGRDGGAAAEKTAYVERVVAINRVAKVVKGGRRFSFTALVVVGDGDGTVGVGYGKAKEVPAAIAKGVEEAKKNFFKVPRIQGTIPHPITGEKAAGVVLLKPASPGTGVIAGGPVRAVLECAGVHDILSKSLGSSNAINIVHATVAALQGLQRPEEIAARRGLPLEDVAPAALLRARAGAGA from the coding sequence ATGGCTGGACCCCAGCGCCGCGGAAGCGGTGCCGGTGGCGGCGAGCGGCGGGACCGGAAGGGTCGCGACGGTGGCGCTGCCGCCGAGAAGACCGCTTATGTTGAGCGCGTTGTCGCGATCAACCGCGTTGCCAAGGTTGTCAAGGGTGGTCGCCGCTTCAGCTTCACCGCGCTGGTCGTGGTGGGCGACGGTGACGGCACCGTAGGTGTCGGATACGGCAAGGCCAAGGAAGTTCCCGCGGCCATCGCCAAGGGCGTTGAAGAGGCCAAGAAGAACTTCTTCAAGGTTCCGCGTATCCAGGGCACCATCCCGCACCCGATCACGGGCGAGAAGGCCGCGGGCGTCGTCCTGCTCAAGCCTGCTTCCCCCGGTACCGGCGTTATCGCCGGTGGCCCGGTGCGTGCGGTGCTCGAGTGCGCCGGCGTTCACGACATCCTGTCGAAGTCGCTCGGCTCGTCCAACGCGATCAACATCGTGCACGCGACCGTGGCGGCCCTCCAGGGCCTGCAGCGTCCCGAGGAGATCGCGGCTCGCCGTGGTCTGCCCCTCGAGGACGTCGCCCCCGCGGCTCTGCTTCGTGCACGTGCGGGAGCGGGTGCGTAA
- the rplF gene encoding 50S ribosomal protein L6, whose protein sequence is MSRIGKLPIQVPAGVDVTIDGRTVAVKGPKGSLSHTVAAPIEIVKGEEGVLNVTRPNDERQNKALHGLSRTLVANMITGVTQGYVKALEISGVGYRVAAKGSNLEFQLGYSHSILVEAPEGISFKVESPTKFSVEGIDKQKVGEVAANIRKLRKPDPYKAKGVKYAGEVIRRKVGKAGK, encoded by the coding sequence ATGTCGCGAATCGGCAAGCTCCCCATCCAGGTTCCCGCCGGTGTGGACGTCACCATCGATGGCCGTACGGTCGCCGTGAAGGGCCCCAAGGGTTCCCTCTCCCACACCGTTGCCGCCCCGATCGAGATCGTTAAGGGCGAGGAAGGCGTTCTGAACGTCACCCGTCCCAACGACGAGCGTCAGAACAAGGCCCTGCACGGCCTGTCCCGCACGCTGGTGGCGAACATGATCACCGGCGTGACCCAGGGTTACGTCAAGGCGCTCGAGATCAGCGGTGTCGGTTACCGCGTCGCCGCGAAGGGCTCCAACCTGGAGTTCCAGCTCGGCTACAGCCACTCGATCCTGGTGGAGGCGCCCGAGGGCATCTCCTTCAAGGTCGAGTCGCCGACCAAGTTCTCGGTCGAGGGTATCGACAAGCAGAAGGTCGGCGAGGTCGCCGCAAACATCCGCAAGCTGCGGAAGCCCGACCCGTACAAGGCCAAGGGTGTCAAGTACGCCGGCGAGGTCATCCGCCGCAAGGTCGGAAAGGCGGGTAAGTAA
- the rpsH gene encoding 30S ribosomal protein S8 translates to MTMTDPIADMLTRLRNANSAYHDTVVMPHSKIKSHIAEILQQEGFITGWKVEDAEVGKNLVLELKFGPNRERSIAGIKRISKPGLRVYAKSTNLPKVLGGLGVAIISTSHGLLTGQQAGKKGVGGEVLAYVW, encoded by the coding sequence ATGACCATGACTGATCCCATCGCAGACATGCTCACGCGTCTGCGTAACGCAAACTCGGCGTACCACGACACCGTCGTGATGCCGCACAGCAAGATCAAGTCGCACATCGCGGAGATCCTCCAGCAGGAGGGCTTCATCACCGGCTGGAAGGTCGAGGACGCCGAGGTCGGCAAGAACCTCGTCCTGGAGCTGAAGTTCGGCCCGAACCGCGAGCGTTCGATCGCCGGCATCAAGCGCATCTCCAAGCCGGGTCTGCGCGTGTACGCGAAGTCCACCAACCTGCCGAAGGTTCTCGGCGGCCTGGGCGTGGCGATCATCTCCACGTCCCACGGTCTCCTGACCGGTCAGCAGGCAGGCAAGAAGGGCGTAGGTGGGGAAGTCCTCGCCTACGTCTGGTAG